The following proteins are co-located in the Haloarcula rubripromontorii genome:
- a CDS encoding YhjD/YihY/BrkB family envelope integrity protein — protein MDRTRAVSVGREVVRTVREEEVSFLAAGIAYYMFVSLLPLLLLTLVVGTLAGGEAFAERVVSAAGDVLTPAASTLLEDALTSGAGRGGATVLGVGITLWSALKVFRGLDTAFSRVYGTDGPDSIVGELVDGLAALGGIGIALVGLGIIGAFGTVLGVQVALGGLALVPVLAVAFLPLYYLFPDQETTIREAVPGAVFAGVGWTLLGTGFNVYAAQADSYQVYGVIGGVLLLVTWFYFAGQVLLVGAAVNAALADRQLQQVSRRRSGKAMSEDADETDTPPPVGTGRDADALTDEELQELREEFESFREDVEDRTLHRDEVRSDLKQYVRRRMRRGHARQWGPYIVLLYGTIMTLGAFYYLQGMWAVLAMLVIWLSVLGLYIIMIAVGVTLTATGLPGRLVDRVRDWRQ, from the coding sequence GTGGACCGCACACGCGCTGTCTCCGTCGGTCGTGAGGTCGTCCGCACGGTACGGGAGGAAGAGGTCTCCTTTCTCGCGGCCGGCATCGCCTACTACATGTTCGTCTCCCTGCTGCCGCTGTTGTTGCTGACGCTGGTCGTCGGTACGCTGGCAGGCGGGGAGGCCTTCGCCGAGCGAGTCGTCAGCGCCGCCGGTGACGTGCTTACGCCGGCGGCGTCGACGCTGCTCGAAGACGCGCTGACAAGCGGGGCCGGCCGCGGGGGCGCAACTGTGCTCGGTGTTGGCATTACACTCTGGAGCGCACTCAAGGTGTTCCGCGGGCTGGATACGGCTTTCAGTCGCGTCTACGGGACGGACGGCCCCGACTCCATCGTCGGCGAACTCGTCGACGGGCTGGCCGCGCTGGGCGGCATCGGTATCGCACTGGTCGGGCTCGGTATCATCGGCGCGTTCGGGACGGTACTCGGTGTGCAGGTCGCGCTCGGCGGGCTCGCGCTCGTGCCCGTGCTGGCGGTCGCCTTCCTTCCGCTGTACTACCTGTTCCCCGATCAGGAGACGACCATCCGAGAGGCCGTCCCCGGCGCGGTGTTTGCCGGTGTCGGGTGGACGCTGCTCGGGACGGGATTCAACGTCTACGCGGCACAGGCCGATTCATATCAGGTGTATGGCGTCATCGGCGGGGTCCTGCTGCTCGTGACGTGGTTTTACTTCGCCGGGCAGGTGCTGCTCGTGGGCGCAGCGGTCAACGCGGCGCTCGCGGACCGGCAACTACAACAGGTATCGCGCCGACGGTCCGGCAAAGCGATGAGTGAGGACGCTGACGAGACCGACACGCCCCCGCCGGTCGGAACCGGACGAGACGCCGACGCGCTGACAGACGAGGAACTACAGGAACTCCGCGAGGAGTTCGAATCGTTCCGCGAAGACGTCGAGGACCGAACGCTCCACCGTGACGAGGTGCGGTCGGACCTCAAGCAGTACGTCCGCCGCCGGATGCGCCGCGGCCACGCCCGGCAGTGGGGCCCCTACATCGTCTTGCTGTACGGCACGATCATGACCCTCGGTGCGTTCTACTACCTGCAGGGCATGTGGGCCGTGCTGGCGATGCTGGTCATCTGGCTGTCGGTGCTTGGCCTTTACATTATCATGATTGCGGTCGGCGTGACACTGACTGCCACCGGCCTCCCCGGGCGACTCGTCGACCGCGTGCGCGACTGGCGACAGTGA